A single window of Salvia splendens isolate huo1 chromosome 8, SspV2, whole genome shotgun sequence DNA harbors:
- the LOC121743923 gene encoding uncharacterized protein LOC121743923 yields MAIEKNSFKVARFDLEFQSPHSRDTHTTMSSDDDADFQRNPGAPAVESDDDDEFDDCDSGAGSDDFDLLELGESGEEFCQVGDQTCSIPYELYDLPGLKDVLSMEVWNETLTEEERFGLSKYLPDMDQENFMCTLKELFSGDNLHFGSPINKLFAMLKGGLCEPRVALYKKGLNFFQRKQHYHTLQMHHNSLVNNICQIRDAWMNCRGYSIEEKLRVLNIMRSQKSLMNENMEEFQSDSSDREESADGLWDKRLKDSKLVQKTGRHSVHSMGPASDISSRTRKTKSNMESAKFEKRFPRGTLNLGGSKTTPGRELAEPFSSTHLGRYGLGLPDSHYNIDSGRDPSAAVGKNEQVPEYDDEEDTMVEVAVHRDRNLRRVGVNDKSLASKWKKHEDPRVEEDKDSFMQSHLSGRNNLHALGRNRAINKLSDIKVLTAKPSNARNMYDSRKKVKYSENHQLFTAENQMKLGKGQKLHSSLKGTQMELLDANDPAWLKHEGIFPTTDSNTRNKKWKMTREGIDLNANDKFLPTEYRARPLKDKFRGSSQNGKRDSVGNRVGLFSKGEDTESDSSEPMDEDEDEDEDEDDDNPLMRSKWAYPGGVPELRLGSDAKKSQFSERDEKESYPMGDGSSHSRMMQDYSHTLDMMRSEQKGKMHDVAHFNMLPKGLDKNYYPGGIGTEEQHQIHPLGRNGHVEGTHGDNFQAPLKSSLVLGRRRKGEVPHDFSHLQSNYMQGHQFENDLFWTRPPGASNGLPFKLGKKGHLVDLSASHHPERSDIALLGCNALSKKRKVKDDLTYLELQENNHFLHADAEPQLDDVSSSRKRGKHKLEEASDNLENGVPQPPGMEMEVEDIEAETKRPKKSFPLITPTVHNGFSFSIIHLLSAVRMAMVTLFPEDSSETGKHPDKTDAEQGVKEEQSSKQEDAIANSNPSMGVDSSMPLSLANVPFLTVQEIVNRVKSNPGDPCILETQEPLQDLIRGVLKIFSSRTAPLGAKGWKPLVVYQKSTKSWSWTGPVSHNSSDSEAVEEVTSPDAWGLPHKMLVKVVDSFANWLKNSQETLQQIGSLPDPPLTLMQMNLDEKERFKDLRAQKSLNTIGPSSEEVKAYFQKEEVLRYLIPDRAFLYTAVDGKKSIVAPLRRCGGKPTSKARDHFMLKRDRPPHVTILCLVRDAAARLPGSIGTRADVCTLIRDSQYIVDDVSDAQVNQVVSGALDRLHYERDPCVQFDGERKLWVYLHRDREEEDFEDDGTSSTKKWRRQKKEAVEPSEPGNGQPGFDSVSDLNADTLCLDDDKRSELEYQNGNDQVEDNAEISHGSDPGPAPGMWNGLGQKSAEETKLICQENSTNEEFDEEAFGGEPPA; encoded by the coding sequence TTTTCAGCGGAATCCTGGTGCTCCTGCTGTTGAatctgatgatgatgatgaatttgaTGATTGTGATTCCGGAGCAGGTTCAGATGACTTTGATTTGTTGGAATTGGGTGAATCTGGCGAGGAGTTTTGCCAGGTTGGCGATCAAACATGTAGCATTCCTTATGAACTGTATGATCTCCCAGGGTTGAAAGATGTGCTCTCCATGGAGGTTTGGAATGAGACTTTAACCGAAGAGGAAAGATTTGGTCTTTCCAAGTATCTGCCTGATATGGACCAAGAAAACTTCATGTGTACGCTCAAAGAACTTTTTTCTGGTGATAATTTGCATTTTGGGAGCCCCATTAATAAGTTGTTTGCGATGTTGAAGGGAGGATTATGTGAGCCAAGGGTGGCACTCTACAAAAAgggtttgaatttttttcagaGAAAACAGCACTATCATACCTTGCAGATGCATCATAACAGTTTAGTAAACAATATTTGCCAGATTAGAGATGCATGGATGAATTGCAGGGGGTACAGTATTGAGGAGAAGCTTCGTGTATTGAACATTATGAGGAGTCAGAAGAGTTTGATGAATGAAAACATGGAAGAGTTTCAAAGCGATTCATCTGATAGGGAAGAGTCTGCTGATGGTTTGTGGGACAAAAGGCTGAAGGATTCAAAACTTGTTCAGAAGACAGGTCGCCATTCAGTGCACAGCATGGGTCCAGCATCAGATATTTCTTCTCGAACCCGGAAAACCAAAAGCAACATGGAATCAGCCAAGTTTGAAAAACGATTTCCTAGAGGAACTCTGAATCTGGGTGGATCTAAAACCACTCCAGGGAGAGAGTTGGCAGAACCTTTTTCTTCAACTCATCTTGGACGCTATGGTTTGGGACTTCCTGACTCTCATTATAATATAGATTCAGGACGTGACCCTTCTGCTGCTGTTGGGAAGAATGAGCAGGTTCCCGAGTatgatgatgaggaagacaCAATGGTTGAAGTGGCAGTCCATAGGGATCGGAATTTACGTCGAGTTGGGGTGAATGATAAGTCTCTAGCTTCTAAATGGAAGAAACATGAAGACCCAAGAGTTGAAGAGGACAAAGATAGTTTTATGCAAAGTCATTTGTCAGGGAGGAACAATTTACATGCTCTTGGGAGGAATAGGGCTATCAACAAGTTGTCTGATATCAAGGTCTTAACTGCAAAGCCTTCTAATGCTAGAAACATGTATGACAGTCGAAAAAAGGTTAAGTACTCAGAAAATCACCAGCTATTTACTGCTGAAAATCAGATGAAACTTGGTAAGGGTCAGAAGTTGCATTCATCTTTAAAAGGAACTCAAATGGAACTTTTAGATGCAAATGATCCTGCGTGGCTTAAACATGAGGGGATTTTCCCCACCACTGATTCGAACACCAGAAACAAGAAGTGGAAGATGACTAGGGAAGGCATTGATCTTAACGCGAATGATAAATTTTTGCCCACTGAATATAGAGCCAGGCCTTTGAAGGATAAGTTCCGGGGAAGTTCTCAGAATGGAAAAAGAGACAGTGTTGGAAACAGAGTTGGGTTGTTTTCCAAAGGTGAAGACACAGAATCAGATTCATCTGaacctatggatgaggatgaggatgaggatgaggatgaggatgatgaCAATCCGTTGATGAGGAGCAAGTGGGCTTACCCCGGTGGTGTGCCAGAGCTGAGACTTGGCTCAGATGCAAAGAAGTCCCAATTTTCGGAGAGAGATGAGAAAGAAAGTTATCCAATGGGTGATGGATCATCACATTCTCGAATGATGCAGGATTATAGCCACACCCTAGATATGATGAGATCAGAACAGAAGGGTAAGATGCATGATGTTGCCCACTTTAATATGTTGCCCAAAGGTTTGGATAAAAACTATTATCCAGGAGGGATTGGCACTGAGGAACAGCATCAGATCCACCCATTGGGAAGGAATGGCCATGTAGAAGGGACCCATGGTGATAATTTCCAAGCGCCATTGAAATCCTCTCTTGTACTGGGTAGAAGGCGGAAAGGTGAAGTTCCTCATGATTTCAGCCATCTTCAATCTAACTATATGCAAGGCCATCAGTTTGAAAATGATTTATTCTGGACTCGACCACCAGGAGCATCTAATGGGCTACCTTTCAAATTGGGGAAGAAAGGCCACTTGGTTGACTTGTCTGCTAGTCATCATCCTGAAAGATCAGATATAGCATTGCTAGGCTGCAATGCTCTCTCGAAAAAGCGGAAAGTAAAGGACGACCTGACTTACCTGGAACTGCAAGAAAATAATCACTTCCTTCATGCTGATGCTGAGCCGCAGTTAGATGATGTCAGTTCTTCAAGGAAACGGGGTAAACACAAATTAGAGGAGGCATCTGATAATCTAGAGAATGGAGTTCCTCAGCCTCCTGGTATGGAAATGGAAGTAGAAGATATTGAGGCAGAAACTAAACGGCCCAAAAAGTCATTTCCCTTGATCACGCCTACAGTTCACAATGGCTTCTCATTCTCTATAATTCATCTTCTTTCGGCCGTTCGTATGGCTATGGTTACGCTGTTTCCTGAAGATTCTTCCGAAACTGGAAAACACCCTGATAAGACTGATGCTGAACAGGGGGTCAAGGAAGAGCAGAGCAGCAAGCAAGAAGATGCTATTGCTAATTCAAATCCAAGCATGGGCGTTGACTCTTCTATGCCATTATCCCTGGCAAATGTTCCTTTCCTCACTGTTCAGGAAATTGTCAACCGTGTTAAATCAAATCCTGGCGATCCCTGTATTCTTGAGACACAAGAGCCACTTCAGGATTTAATTAGAGGCGTCCTGAAAATTTTCTCATCCAGGACTGCTCCTCTAGGAGCTAAAGGGTGGAAACCACTTGTTGTGTATCAAAAGTCTACAAAAAGTTGGTCATGGACTGGCCCTGTATCTCATAACTCGTCTGATTCTGAGGCAGTTGAAGAGGTGACATCTCCAGATGCATGGGGCCTCCCTCACAAAATGCTTGTCAAAGTAGTTGACTCATTTGCTAATTGGCTAAAAAATAGTCAGGAGACACTGCAACAAATTGGCAGTCTTCCTGACCCTCCTTTGACACTGATGCAAATGAATTTGGATGAGAAAGAAAGGTTCAAGGACCTTAGAGCTCAGAAGAGTCTGAATACCATTGGTCCTAGCTCTGAAGAAGTAAAAGCTTATTTCCAGAAGGAAGAAGTCCTTAGGTATCTAATACCAGACAGGGCTTTCTTGTACACAGCTGTTGATGGAAAAAAATCAATTGTTGCACCTTTGAGGAGGTGTGGTGGCAAACCTACGTCAAAGGCCCGGGATCATTTTATGTTAAAGCGTGACAGACCACCACATGTCACAATCCTTTGTCTGGTGAGAGATGCTGCAGCTAGATTGCCTGGAAGTATTGGGACGCGAGCAGATGTATGTACATTAATTAGAGACTCGCAATATATTGTGGACGATGTGTCTGATGCACAGGTCAATCAGGTAGTTAGTGGAGCACTGGATCGACTGCATTACGAGCGTGATCCTTGTGTCCAGTTTGACGGAGAGAGAAAATTGTGGGTTTACTTGCATAGAGacagagaagaagaagattttgaGGATGATGGGACTTCATCCACGAAGAAATGGAGAAGACAGAAGAAAGAAGCTGTTGAACCATCTGAACCTGGAAATGGGCAACCAGGGTTTGATTCGGTATCTGATCTTAATGCGGACACATTATGCTTGGATGATGATAAGAGATCTGAGCTGGAATATCAAAATGGTAATGATCAGGTGGAGGACAATGCTGAAATCAGCCATGGTTCTGATCCTGGTCCAGCACCAGGGATGTGGAATGGCCTTGGTCAGAAATCTGCTGAAGAAACTAAGTTAATCTGCCAAGAGAATTCGACTAATGAAGAATTTGATGAGGAAGCATTTGGTGGGGAGCCACCAGCATGA